From a single Bacteroidota bacterium genomic region:
- a CDS encoding SDR family oxidoreductase, whose amino-acid sequence MGIGGGIHPVAADIRDVDAMARCLQDADAVIYLAGVSDGRAGKANPALTLDVNVRGFERFVDVVKDSPCRRFLFASTFGVYGYSYTTQLVESMPPDPQEPYSLSKWKAEQILAEIKTDQLTITSLRLAMVFGYSPRMRNAFIVNHMIDQALSTGQIDVMGGRQVRPQLYIRDVARYFTALLEKPADKIAGRAFNACGLNLSLMEVAVCIRQVLGGNIQINQLPAREGEHTFQLNQDLLAGTTGLVPQGTIAEAVLEIQRAQVADAADLVSAFDS is encoded by the coding sequence ATGGGCATAGGGGGTGGCATACATCCTGTTGCAGCTGATATCCGCGATGTCGATGCAATGGCGCGTTGCCTCCAGGATGCTGACGCAGTGATTTATCTGGCTGGCGTCTCTGATGGACGGGCAGGCAAAGCCAACCCGGCGCTCACCTTGGATGTGAACGTGCGCGGGTTTGAGCGCTTTGTTGATGTTGTAAAAGACAGCCCGTGTCGGCGTTTCCTGTTTGCGTCTACTTTTGGCGTATATGGTTACAGCTACACAACACAGCTGGTTGAATCGATGCCGCCAGATCCGCAAGAGCCGTATTCGCTTTCAAAATGGAAAGCAGAGCAGATACTGGCAGAAATAAAGACGGATCAATTAACCATTACCTCTCTGCGGTTGGCGATGGTGTTTGGATATTCTCCGCGGATGCGCAACGCGTTTATCGTCAACCATATGATCGATCAGGCCCTCAGCACCGGGCAAATAGATGTGATGGGAGGGCGCCAGGTTCGGCCACAACTCTATATCAGGGATGTTGCCCGGTACTTTACTGCGTTGCTTGAAAAGCCTGCCGATAAGATAGCCGGCAGGGCCTTCAACGCCTGCGGTCTCAATCTATCCCTGATGGAGGTTGCCGTGTGTATTCGCCAGGTCCTGGGGGGCAATATCCAGATCAATCAACTTCCTGCACGCGAAGGAGAGCACACATTTCAATTAAACCAGGACCTTCTTGCCGGCACAACCGGCCTGGTGCCGCAGGGCACCATAGCTGAGGCTGTGTTAGAAATCCAACGTGCACAGGTTGCCGATGCTGCAGACCTCGTTTCTGCATTTGACAGCTGA
- a CDS encoding GNAT family protein, with translation MNIQGKKVLLRAIEESDLESLHRWANDPAIWPLLAGWHFPTSMQDQRKWYASLSVQSLHQRFAIQAPDVGLIGTANLVDINWKDRNAFHGMLLGDVDIRGKGYGKDTIMTVMRYAFEELGLERLDGSMIEYNEASLAVYIRKCGWKEEGRQRNYYFRKNRYWDKVIVGVTRADYFALVEENGYWEDAG, from the coding sequence ATGAACATACAAGGAAAAAAAGTACTGCTGCGTGCCATCGAAGAGTCTGATTTGGAATCATTGCACCGTTGGGCAAATGATCCTGCGATCTGGCCCCTGCTGGCGGGCTGGCATTTCCCTACGTCCATGCAGGACCAGCGGAAATGGTACGCCTCCCTTTCTGTCCAGTCGCTGCATCAACGCTTTGCTATTCAGGCACCCGACGTTGGGCTGATTGGTACAGCCAACCTCGTAGACATCAACTGGAAAGATCGCAATGCCTTTCATGGCATGCTGCTCGGTGATGTAGACATCCGGGGGAAAGGCTATGGTAAAGATACCATTATGACCGTAATGCGCTATGCTTTTGAGGAGTTGGGCCTGGAGCGGCTCGATGGCTCGATGATCGAATACAACGAAGCTTCCCTCGCCGTCTATATTCGCAAATGCGGGTGGAAGGAGGAAGGCCGGCAGCGCAACTACTATTTCCGGAAAAACAGGTATTGGGATAAAGTTATTGTCGGCGTGACGCGCGCAGATTACTTTGCGCTTGTCGAAGAAAACGGGTACTGGGAAGACGCAGGCTGA